One genomic window of Camelina sativa cultivar DH55 chromosome 5, Cs, whole genome shotgun sequence includes the following:
- the LOC104789467 gene encoding putative FBD-associated F-box protein At1g55030, producing MKRSKKGSKSKNTLDRISELPEPLIQRILCLLPTKVAITTSVLSKKWQSHWKKTPKIKLDGLNRRLELENLCKSLLSHKAPVLQKFHLKVGLDGRTNVIDFGILIGIALTRNVRELVLKVHSTRDLFKFPRILYECETLETLKLKLNVIMTVPSSVSLRSLTTLNLQYVDFGHERSVVNLLSGCPNLQDLVVRRDSSCSVNTFKIVVPSLQRLTIHNGDGGEHDWSYMINTPSLKYLNIEGSEDFESSLMNVPELTEVNITNVLEITDEKLLTVLTSSVKRLSLALSPLKFEFPVDCIFEQLEYLELFTYKKAWWDLLSFMLHSSPKLQVLKLIDKICCMDNVGVGKWNQPQNVPECLFSHLETFMWKGYKWNRKEEIEVAKYILKNTNHLKRVTFSSKRISYRDRLEVVNDLKSVVRATNSCKFEFI from the exons ATGAAACGAAG CAAAAAGGGTAGTAAAAGTAAGAATACTCTAGACAGGATTAGCGAGTTGCCTGAACCTTTGATTCAGCGGATATTATGCTTACTTCCTACAAAAGTTGCCATAACCACGAGTGTTTTGTCGAAAAAATGGCAGTCTCATTGGAAAAAGACGCCTAAAATCAAGTTAGATGGTTTAAATCGCAGACTTGAACTCGAAAATCTCTGCAAGTCTTTGCTTTCACATAAGGCTCCTGTTCTACAGAAATTTCATCTCAAAGTTGGTTTAGATGGACGTACTAATGTAATTGATTTTGGAATCTTGATTGGAATTGCATTAACCCGCAATGTGCGTGAGTTAGTACTCAAAGTTCACTCCACCAGAGACTTGTTCAAGTTTCCAAGAATCCTGTATGAATGTGAAACACTAGAGACTTTGAAACTCAAGCTTAATGTTATTATGACTGTCCCTTCATCGGTTTCTCTGAGATCCCTTACTACTCTGAACCTTCAATATGTGGACTTCGGACACGAAAGGTCTGTTGTTAACCTTTTATCTGGCTGTCCTAACCTTCAAGATTTGGTAGTGCGTAGAGATTCAAGTTGTAGTGTGAATACTTTCAAAATTGTAGTGCCATCTTTACAAAGATTAACAATTCATAATGGCGATGGTGGAGAACATGACTGGAGCTATATGATAAATACTCCTTCTTTGAAATACTTGAACATTGAAGGGTCTGAGGATTTTGAGTCTTCTCTGATGAACGTACCGGAGCTGACGGAGGTAAATATTACTAATGTCTTGGAGATAACCGACGAGAAGCTTCTGACAGTTCTTACTTCATCAGTTAAACGCCTTTCCTTGGCCTTATCACCCTTGAAGTTTGAGTTTCCTGTCGATTGCATCTTTGAACAATTGGAATATTTGGAGctatttacatataaaaaagcATGGTGGGATCTACTTTCATTCATGCTCCATAGTTCTCCTAAATTGCAAGTCCTCAAGCTCATCGAT AAAATATGTTGCATGGACAATGTTGGGGTTGGAAAATGGAATCAACCACAGAATGTTCCTGAATGTTTGTTTTCTCATCTTGAGACATTCATGTGGAAAGGCTACAAATGGAATCGAAAAGAGGAGATAGAAGTGGCGAAATACATTCTAAAGAATACGAATCATTTGAAGAGAGTTACTTTCTCCTCAAAACGCATCAGTTATCGAGATAGGCTTGAGGTGGTCAATGATTTGAAAAGTGTTGTCAGGGCTACAAATTCATGCAAGTTTGAATTCATATGA